The nucleotide sequence CAATGGTTTTTTAATCTAGGGATAATGCATTTGTAGATCACAtacagattttttttataaatctgatCTAACGTTATTTGAATTTAATCTTGACATAAAATTTTTTCGCATTAtatattacattatatatatatatatatatatatatatatatatatatatatatatatatatatatatatatatatatatatatatatatatatatatatatatatatataactttcttTCTTTGGTACTATAATCGAATCTTCTATCTTTATAATTTCCCAACTTATCTAATTTATACATTATTGTTGTGAATTAGATCTATCTTCCATCATGTTTCATCGTTGAAAGCTTTCTACTTGGGCTCATAGTCTTTCTTACTTTGACTCAGATCAATCTTCTTAATGTGACCTTCTTTATGCAGTGACTATCTTCCCCTATTCGTTGTCGGTGCTATGTTATGTACGATGTTCTTCCATGATACAATGTAtcttatttattataaatcatattttttttctttctttcccctCAGACCATGGCTTCTCGATCCAAGAAGGAGAAGCACAGTCTTCCATTTTTGTCACTGAGCATAGTTGGCATCGATTTATAACAAATTTGATTTCTTAGTTTCTAATGATTTTTATTAAATCATCTTAAATTTAaagttataatataataaaagggATCTCATATCCCTTCATATCCCCTTTTCTCAATTTATGAGATTCATTATATTCTTTTTCATCCTATCAATAGggtaaattttttcttctttctttttttatcttctaACACAAAAATAATAGCAAAGAATAAGATAATATAGGTAGTAAACAACATAATACATAAAACgactttaattataaaaaaaatagaaaaaaaaaacctacACACGTACCCAAATAATATAAAAGGCAACAtacaaattaaataaataatgaatgaAAAAGAGCATAATACAGATACacaaaaataaatacaaaaataagTATAGAAACCACATTATTATGTGACTGATAAGGCATATATTTTGGTCTCCAAATGAGTCACCACCGACGTCACACGCCACATCCCAACTAGTGTCAGAATCTGACGCCGCACGTCACCCGTGACACACGTCAAGCCAGGTTCCGTATCGAGATACTATGCGACACGACTATCCTGAGGGCTCGAGGTGGTACCGTCTAACGCCGCTCAAACATCCCCCAAGACGTCAGCTCGTCATAAAAGCCATCCCATCCCACAAAGGTCAGCAGTCACACCAAACTGAGGCGTAACCAATCCTCGCACAATAGTATATAAACCTCTGGCCGACGTCCGGTTAGGGGGAAGACAAGAACTCGATATAAAaatactccactgacttgctcgttggAGGAGCCAAAGTCGGAAAACACCCGACGAAGACCATTTTGTAGGAAGGCGGACACCCCCGAGCGGTGAGCGTCTCGACCCAAGAGATACCTTTCATCACACAAGGGAGAGCAACGAGACGGCCCGGATCTCGACCAACGCCGACCAATATTCCTTCCCGATGGTGCAACTACCTTATCATCCTACTCACTCCGTAAAAAGCTCCCGACGTCGACCTGCGAacctaaccgtgctgactcatcaatcACGATACTTTTTTTCACTAATagtgacataaaagatcaatttcATACTATTAGTTATCGTGACAACTCGTTTTAGATTCATTCCTTCATCAAAGGATTTAATCATATTTCCATTCGTTTTTTGTAATATATAAACGAAAAAAATTAAGTCAAAGCAATTTGGTCATTTCATTGATCCCATTCGACACAAAGCACTCAAAAGACGGAAACGCCCTCGCCATCTCATCCCTCGTTAGGCAGTTGTCGTGTCTATACTCGTAATTACGACAAAGTTTAAGGGCTTTGCAGTAATATTGCACCAGTGTCCGCAAGCCATCCGATTCATCTTTTTCTTGTGGCGGACTAAAATAAAAGGCGAAATAGGAAGCCATCGAGATCAAAAAGCTACGGTTTGTGTACGGACCGGTAGCATCGCATCGATCGATCTCGTCGACGGCGAGATGTCTACCTTCAGCGGAGACGAGACCGCCCCCTTCTTCGGCTTCCTCGGCGCCGCGGCCGCGCTCGTCTTCTCCTGTAATCCCTCTCCCCGTTCATCTTTTCGTCGATCTAGGTATGGAGTTTGTGGTTTTGACGAAGTCCTTCGGTCTTTTTAGGCATGGGAGCTGCGTACGGGACGGCCAAGAGCGGGGTCGGTGTGGCGTCGATGGGGGTTATGCGGCCGGAGCTCGTGATGAAGTCGATCGTGCCCGTGGTGATGGCTGGAGTGCTCGGGATCTACGGATTGATCATTGCTGTGATCATAAGCACCGGGATCAACCCCAAGGCCAAGTCGTATTACCTCTTCGATGGGTATGCGCATCTATCGTCCGGCCTGGCTTGTGGCCTCGCGGGCTTGTCCGCCGGCATGGCTATCGGGATCGTCGGTGATGCCGGAGTCCGGTATAGATCTTTTTCTGCTGCTTCTCGGAATTcctacattttaatttttttgtcgTTTTCGTGGATTCTTTGGATCATAGCACTTGTTGGTAATTTGTCTTCAAGGGTGCTTGTGCAATGCGTTGATATATGGAGGCATACGAGAACAAATACCGTACATTTGGTGAATAGCTTCGTCTGATTTAGGTGGATTGTAGGAGTCTACAAATCTGATCTTTTGGATTGTAGTAGTCTACAAATATGATTTGCTTCTTTTGGTTTTAGGTGGATCGTAGTAGTCTACAAATCTGATCTTATTTGATCTACGCTTTAGACATATTAGCTGACCTATATAATTATTTCATGATACGTAGTGCCCACTGAAATCAGGGAAGGCCATAATTAGGAGCATGAGTATTCTAAATTGTTCTAAAGTTAGCAGGCTGTTTCATCTGTTCTATGGCCACTATGGTCATTTGCTAATTTTGATTCTTAAATGGCATTTTCTATGCAAGATGCACTCATATTGTTGTCATCATCACTTTCATTTTTGCATAGACATAACCTTTACAATGCTATAGTTTCTGTTTCGAACGTACGGTCATTTGCTATTTTGCTGATTTCTTCTGTTGAATTAGATAGGTCCTTGAGCTTTAATTATATAGTCATTTATCTACCCTCATGTGTAAGTGTATGTGTCAATGTAGGTAAATGAGTGATCTTTTGTCTTGCGTTCCATAAGCTCCTTTAGGTTTCTGCTGTTCAATTGAATATGTCCACGAGCTTTAGTTTTCAAGCCATGATTCTATTGGAAGATTGATTCTCTTTTGTGCGAGCAGCTCGCTATCATTTCCTGGCTTTAGATTAAGTGTCTGATTGGTTCATATGATCCTTGGCCAATGCATTTGATCCTCATGATATGTATCACTTTCATTATTTTTCTCCAGAACTGCACCACATTGAGCACTACTCAAGCACTAAATTTCATCGAAATGATGTTATCGTAAAGGTGGAAATGAGTGAGGTACACAGAGTGATGTTAGCAGAGAACTATCATATAATAGGTAAGTAGGGGCCAGGAGGGTAGTGAAACAAAAATTGAGGAGCTGATTATGATAAGGATACCGTTCGTTAGGATTGGCTGGGGTCCAATTGATTTTAACTGATTTCTTGTCTTATTGTGAGAAACCATCCAAAATCAATTTGACTCAACCAGAATTGGTCGAAAATTGGATGGATTGGCACAACTTGATTGATTTTGTTGACTCAtaagcttttttctttttctcctttgcAATCCAATAAGGAGAAGATGGTTCATCTTTGTCAGACTCACCTCATCAGAAACCAGTGGCTCATTCCCTTGCCAATGTGATTTGCTGTTATGTCACTACTGCCTCTGAACAGGTATTTGAAACAGATTGTActctgagttaaccttaactgaAGTGTCGAAGACAACTTTCCTCGGTATGATGACAGCAGGAAATGTATTCTCCTCCCAATATGCTCTTCAGGTATCTTAGACAAGTGGTTATGACTTAGATATCTGATATTGTGGATGAAGTGGGTGGTAATTTACTATCAGTATCTTCTTTAGAGTTGACCTATGCTCCAACATATGGTTGTGATTTTGCTCGAGAGACTATTATTAGATTTTATAGATCTAACTGGATTTTGATTAAAGTTATTGACTAATGGAAAAGAAGCTTATATCTTAAGAAATCTTAGAAGATAATCTTGATGGGAGAGACTCTCTTAATTATCGTTTTCTAGGCCTTGTACTCTCGCTTATATAATGATAGGACCCTAGGAATCTcataatatcatttgagatattttgTCTCACCTCCCTGATGGATCCCTACTACATCAATGTCCTGAGAAAAGTAGCAAGAGAAAAGAAGAACCCAACTTCTTCCTATGTAGATCTACGTGTGGAACATCATGacgatcaaaatattatatttcagAAAGTTTCACATCATATTCTCGATCTATGGTAATTTAGATTTCATTCGTTGCTTAATTGTATTCTACATGATATTTTAAGGACCTTACTATTTATAGCCTCCTTCTTATGATTTTCAATCTTTtaagaaattaataaaataataatttattattcataacccCTATAATTTTGCTtttaccattttttttttcttttcttccttccccACAGCCCCGATTTGTTGTACTCTCTACTGTCGCTAGCTCTCCCCATCGCCCGTGCACCCTATTGAACAATTTCCAAAGGCTCGGAACATGACATCTTCTGAGTTAATGTAACTAACCTAGAAGATTCTATCTTTTGAGCTATTATAGAATGTACATAACATTAAATCAGTATAATAAACGTCAAAAACTATTTCTCACCTCCTCCTCTTTGATCTTTAGTTTGTGCATTTCATcatttgcctttttttttcaTCATCTTATGTCATTTCCAACGATtaagagaaaggaaaaaaaaaagggaggcaaaaAGAGATTGTGAGTAAGAAGTAAACAGATTTTATTagaatttaaattataaattgaggGTATATATGTCTATTTGACAAAGGAATAACTAAGGAATGTTCAAAATTCTTAACATGGGgttgtaaataacaaaaaagaagATGTGCAAATAGTATTGCAATCTTACAACcatttctttgttcttttcccttttttttcattTAGTTGGTTACTTTAATTGTGTTTTTCCTGAAGCATGTTCAAAATTCTGTTGATGCAATCTAAATCAGTTTCTAGCGTGCTGTATATTTAATAATCTATGCAGTCGATTAATTTTGAACTTCATTGTTTGATGATAAGTGGCGTTTTCTTTGTTTCAGGGCCAACGCTCAGCAGCCAAAGCTATTTGTAGGCATGATCCTCATCCTCATTTTTGCCGAAGCCCTTGCGCTATATGGCCTTATCGTCGGCATCATCCTCTCCTCTCGTGCTGGCCAATCTCGAGCCGAGTGAGAAACAAAAGTTGTATGTGTTACATGCTCATTTTCTATTTATATCAAACATCGATTCTATGTTTCCTCTGTACTTTTTCACTAAAGATTCTTTCgtgttatggtatccaaaatgtaTCGAACTGTTGACGATTATGTCTGACAAATAATTAGCACCCCTATCTTAACTCTTAAGCTAACCTGTCATAAAGTTGAAGTTAATCTTCCATCTGTAATAATAGTCACAGAGATTTAAGCTACAGTTTCTAAGATTCCATCAAGAACACATTGTAAGAGGATGTTAGCCTCCTCCCACAGACCTGGCACGTGGGTGGCGACCTCGCCTGTCAGCCACCTATGTCGAGTCTGTGGGGAAGAGGGCACATATTATTAGAAAGTATAACCTGTGCCATGTCATCCATTACTGCAAGACTAGCTAGCTCTGCTCTATGAAGGTGGCAACATGCAGCcaaaacccttttttttttttaattagcatcctcttttctatttattcttttttttattagcaccctttttctattcattcttttttttttttatcagcatCCTCTTTTTTTATTAGCATTCTCTTTTCTATTTATTCCCAGAGAACATCCATTGACTCTACAAGGTGAAATTGGCCTTGGTCTCCGCCCCACCTCTTTCTTGTCATCCCTTGTTATTGATCTCGCTTGCACACCTTTGTCCTGCAGAATCATTCTCGCATATGCATTCTAGCTCTCGATGGGTACAGAGTTAAGAGTGTCTCAGTGAGGATGATGACAAGCGAGGGACGATAATGAAAACTAGGGTGCAAAATTAAAAATCATGCTGAGGACAAACAAGAAAGAACAATAACGGGAGCATACAGACCAAGATGGTACGTAGATAGACGACCCAGAAGGCTTAAGGCCAAGAGCAATTTTATCTTCTAGGATATAAAGCATGCTTTAcgagaacaaagaaaaaaaatactaataaaaaaaagtgaaaaaaaagggGGTCATTTTGAAGTAATGATCTTTCATCGCTGGCCTTTCGTAGCATTGTTTCTGGCGCATCATtcacagagaaaaagaaagaaaaaaacagaaaTGGCCCAGCTTTGTCACTGTGTAAATAGGTGGTAGGTGCAGCTCAGATTCACGGTAAATACATAAAATTTCTAATACGTGGTAAATAGGTGCAGCTCTACGCACCTCATCTCTTAAAGTAACTCAGATTCACGCATATAAATTTGCAAGGTCATCAGCAAACGCCTTCCGAATAACTTCTCTCTTGAGCTTCAGTGCAGCAGTGACCAGACCAGATTCCGGGGTCCATGGTTCAGGAAGCAACTTTATCTTGGCTGGCGTCTCAAACTTATCTAATTTTGCTTGTTTTGCTGCCTGTAAAGTAAAAATAACACAACTAATAATCAGTCCACTGTTTTCTACTTGTATCAAGACTATTGATTGAGCTATTAGAATCAAATACCACCCGGTATATACATTGTTTGTCCAAGTTGTCCGGATGGACCTCATGGGCATCAAAGTCGAGAGTTACAGATTCAATGAACTCGATGATCAGCTACAAGCTGATCTTATATTTTATGATGGAGCCTtccaaaatcacatgcataacttGAAAGGCTATATAAGAATAGATATTTCGACAAAATTTTTTACCGTTCCAAACACAAAGACATCTTTTGGTAAACAGAATCAACCAATCAGAAAATATCTTCCAAGAAGGTGAAGTAGATGAATCACTCAGGTAGAAAAAGACAAAACTTGCATATGTAACATAGATGGAAGGGCAAAAGGGACACCAACCTTAATCAATGACCCATGAACTTCTTTCACTGTTTCCTCTTTTTGGCACAGATCTGAAAAATCACTGTAACTTATTCCTCGCTTTAAAGCCCATTCTTCTAAGGCATGGGATGCAGCAACAACAAGTGCCACACAGAAATTGTGAAAAGGATCAGCGTGCAGCATGATGTTGTCCACATAGGGGCTCACGATTAGAGCAGACTCAACCTGAGAAAGAGAAGGTAAGTTTGCTAAAACTGAAAATTTAACCAATAGACATGAACAGTCCTACCTTTCCAAGAGAGACATATTCACCATGCTGAAGTTTCACTATATCCTTTTTGCGATCAATGATCTCTAGGCAACCGTCAGGGTAAAATCTTCCAATATCGCCAGTGTAAAACCACCGCATTCCTCTCTCATCAACCTTTTGTCAGTTGGACATCAAGGCACCTGATTAGTCTCAAACAGACCATGTTTAAGGTAACAAGCAATATTTAAAGTGCCAACCTTGTAAACTTCCTTTGTTTTCTCTTCATTCTTGAAGTACCCAAGTGTAACATTTGGACCACCAATAACAA is from Musa acuminata AAA Group cultivar baxijiao chromosome BXJ3-8, Cavendish_Baxijiao_AAA, whole genome shotgun sequence and encodes:
- the LOC135645207 gene encoding V-type proton ATPase subunit c1; protein product: MSTFSGDETAPFFGFLGAAAALVFSCMGAAYGTAKSGVGVASMGVMRPELVMKSIVPVVMAGVLGIYGLIIAVIISTGINPKAKSYYLFDGYAHLSSGLACGLAGLSAGMAIGIVGDAGVRANAQQPKLFVGMILILIFAEALALYGLIVGIILSSRAGQSRAE